The following coding sequences are from one Zalophus californianus isolate mZalCal1 chromosome 5, mZalCal1.pri.v2, whole genome shotgun sequence window:
- the LOC113929640 gene encoding small ubiquitin-related modifier 1, with the protein MSDQEAKPSTEDLGDKKEGEYIKLKVIGQDSSEIHFKVKMTTHLKKLKESYCQRQGVPMNSLRFLFEGQRIADNHTPKELGMEEEDVIEVYQEQTGGHSTI; encoded by the coding sequence ATGTCTGACCAGGAGGCAAAACCTTCAACTGAGGACTTGGGGgataagaaggaaggagaataCATTAAACTCAAAGTCATTGGACAGGATAGCAGTGAGATTCACTTCAAAGTGAAAATGACAACACATCTCAAGAAACTCAAAGAATCATACTGTCAAAGACAGGGAGTTCCAATGAATTCACTCAGGTTTCTCTTTGAAGGTCAGAGAATTGCTGATAATCACACTCCAAAAGAACTGGGAATGGAGGAAGAAGATGTGATTGAAGTTTATCAGGAACAAACAGGGGGTCATTCAACGatttag